A region of the Roseiflexus sp. RS-1 genome:
CGTCGCTCCCCGAGGGCGGCATCCGGGTGCGCTGGGACGGTGAGGACGACGTCAGCGGCATTGCATCGTTCGATGTGCAGGTGCGACGTCTGCCGGATGGCGACTGGATCGACTGGCTCGTTCAGACGACGGAGCACGAAGCGGTGTTTGTTCCGCCCGAACGGGGCGTGTACGCCTTCCGCGCCCGCGCCCGCGACTGGACCGGCAAAGAGTCGCCCTGGCCCGATCTGGATGATCTTCAGATCACAATGCCGTAGGCGCCGCATCATAGCATACGGATTGGCACGGATGGGGAAGAGAACACGGATCGGCACGGATAAGCACGGATATGACGGATCAGCACGGATTAATTTATTATAATCTTATAGCGGTTCTCACAAAGTTTGAACCTGTTGGACGAGGTTGAACACTCCCGGTAATTGCACACCACACGCGGTGACCGAAATAAATTTCGGTCTACACTCCGCCGGATGCGGGCGCCTCGCGCGACACGGCGGATAGGAACAGGGGAAGAGAATACGGATCGGCACGAATAAGCACGGATATGACGGATCAGCACGGATAATTTATTATAATCTTATAGCGGTTCTCACAAAGTTTGAACCTGTTGGACGAGGTTGAACACTCCCGGTAATTGCACACCACACGCGGTGACCGAAATAAATTTCGGTCTACACTCCGCCGGATGCGGGCGCCTCGCGCGACACGGCGGATAGGAACAAAGGTCAATGTGTTTGAAAACTGCTATAATCCGTGGTTATCCGTAGCATCCGTGTTTATCCGTGGTTAACTCAAAGAGCCATCCGTGGTTCATTTCAAAGCAGCAGACACAGAGAGCGATAGATGAACAAAGCTGCGCGCCCGTTGCCTCAGGCGCGCCTCATCTCTCCTGCCTGATACGCACGTCCCCGCTGGTCGTGGTGATATTCACCGCATGCGCTCCATCACCCAGAGTGGCGCTCCATTCGCTCCGCACCCCTCCGCCACGCAACCCTGGCGCATCAATATCGCCGCTGATTGTCTGAATGGATAACCGGAAGCCAGTATCAGCCGGAAGGTCCAGTTGCACATCGCCCGACACACTGGACAGATTCAGATCGACGGAAAGAGCGCCAGCGCCGCTGATCCGCCCGCTGGTGGTGTTCACGTTAACCGGACCCTCAACAACGTCGCGGATACTGATGTCGCCAGAAATGCTTGTTGCCTCCAGCGGACCTCTGACGCCGCTCAGGTTCACGTCACCGCTGGTCGTCGCAACTCTGGCGCGCGGAACCCGCCCGTTGCGCAGGGTTACATCGCCACTGACAGTTTTGACCGCCAACGCCCCGCCAATAGCATCAAGACGCACATCGCCGCTGGTCGTTTCAATCGTCACATCGCCGTCAATCGCCTCGATCTGCACATCGCCGCTCGCCGTGGTCACGCGAATGTCCGCCGTGGTCGGCGCCGTGATCTGGTAGCGCAACCCGCCGCAAAAGAACAGGCAACTGGTACGGTGCGCCACACGCACCGTTTCGTCATCGACGCGTACCGACACATCGATAGCGCCGGTTGACCAACCCACCCGCTCCGCCTGAACGCGAAACTCTGGTCGATCCCAGCGTAGAATGGTCACATCGGCGCTGACGGCATCGATCTCGATCCGGCGTCCGCCGACCGTCTGATCGACCAGAAGCGCACCACCGGGCGTCACCGGTATCAGATCACCGGCAAATCGCACCAGCAGCCAGGCTATTCCGAGCGTCAGCAGTACCAGACCAACAAGCGACGCACTGCGACGCTGCGACGAAGCAGGTTGTCGATCATAGATCTCACCAGGCAGACGCGACGAAGGGGTATCTCTTGACGACGGGAGAGGTTCCGTTGTATAACGCTCACGGTTCTGCTCTTCCATAATCTATCCTCCAGGTTTGTCAGTGCTCATGTGCTACGACGCCCCTGGAGACAGCCAGGTTGCAGAACCCATTCGCGAGGTCTGCCGTGCCGCTGCTGATCGATGGACACAACCTGATTGCGCAGATGCCGGGACTACGCCTGTCCGACATTGACGATGAAGCGCAACTGGTCATGCTGCTGCGACGCTACGCTGCAGCACGACGAGGAAGGAGCATCACCGTTGTGTTCGACCACGGCGTCTACGGTCACTCGCAACGCCTCGACGGATATGGCGTCACCTGCTCTTTTGCGCGGTCACCGCACGACGCGGACACGCAACTGATCCGCCGGATCACAACCATTGCACGCCCGCATGAGTGGACGGTCGTCACCTCGGATCGTCAGGTGGCGCAGGCGGCGGCAGCGCGCGGCATCAAGGTGATCGATTCGCGCACCTTCGCTCAAACCTTGCAGCAACTGACAACCCCCGCCCCTCGTCAATCATCGGCGGGCGCCGACAAGCCGGAGCGCCTGCCGGATCAGTCGGAAGTTGATGAATGGTTGCGTCTATTCGGAGAAGAGGAACAGGATAACCCCGCATAAGCGAGCGGAAGGCGGCGCACCTGCATCTGCGCCACCCTGCGCTCTACCATCTATGGCTCACAGCGAACAACTGTTTGCTTCGTATCCGTATGGTAGGTGTAAAGATCGCTCCCAACAATGAGCGTCACCCGGTACCCCGGCGTCATAACCTGGGGATATGTCATGCCGGGCTGTGGACAACCCAGACTGGTATCGCTCCAGTATGTCGGATCGGCACTCACTACCTGGATCTGATCCACCCCGATTTCCAGTTCTTCAGCCAGTTTTTGACGCGCCAGCTCACTCATTGCCTTCATCGTCGCTTCATTGATCTCACTCGTCGGCTCAGGAGTCGGTTGTCCTGGCGCCGGATACGAGCTGTTCGGTGCAGGATACGGCGTAGTGACAGGTGCCGTCGGCATTTCAATCACTGCAACCGTCGGTTCAATGGTCGGCAGCGCTGTTGGTTGCGTCACCGTCGGCGCGGGACCGCATGCCGCCAGCGCCAGTACTGCGCCAAAACCCAGCGATCTGATCAACTTGCGCATTGGTTCCTCCCTGGTACAATGACAACGACAGGTGTTCCTGAATAATTCGCTCCCGTTGCGCGTATGGATACGATCCCTGTGCCGTAGAATAGACGCTGCTTCCAGGACGACAGTTCCATTCGCGCAATGCTGATATTCTACTCGACAAAGCCTATGCTTTCTTTTGCTATCGAAACCGCCCGTCGCGCTGGCGCGCTGCTCATGGCAGGGCTTGAGCGGCGCCGCTCGCTGGAGTTGAAAAGCGCATATGAAGTCGTGACCGAAGTGGATCGGGAAAGTGAGGCATTGATCGTCTCTGCCATTCGACATGCGTTTCCCGACCACGCCATTCTTGCTGAAGAAGGCGGCGGCATTGAACGCACGTCACCCTTCCTGTGGCTGATCGATCCGCTGGATGGTACAAACAATTACGCTCATGGCTTTCCATTCTTTGCGGTGTCGATCGCGCTGATGGAAGACGGCGAACTGCGCCTGGGCGTCGTATTCGATCCGCTGCGCGACGAACTGTTCTCGGCGGAACGCGGCGCAGGGGCATGGCGCAACGATCAGCGGTTGCGTGTTTCGGATACGCCTGCTCTCGCCGCTTCGCTGGTATCGACCGGTTTTCCCTACGATTTCGCAACGACAACAGACAACAACACCCGCCAGTTTACCCGGATTCAGGCGCGCACGCAGGGAGTGCGCCGCGCCGGTTCTGCCGCGCTCGACCTGGCGTATGTGGCGTCGGGTCGGCTCGATGCGCACTGGGAATTGCGTCTGAAACCGTGGGATACCGCCGCCGGCGCGTTGCTCGTGCTCGAAGCAGGCGGTCGCCTGTCTGACTGGCGCGGTCAACCCTGGAACCCGTGGAACGACCGATTGGTGGCGTCAAACGGTCGCATCCACGATGAGTTGATCGCAGCGCTCGCCGAATAGCAGACGTCATATGGCGTACTACATCGAGGATTATCTTTCCGGCGCCGCCATCGGTCCACGACGCCCGATCATCAACGAGTATTTTTTGTCGTCGTACACCATGGCGATCTACACCGGGTGCGAATTCGGTTGTCCGTACTGCGACAGTTGGGCGGTTCAGCAACGTCCGCTGAACGAGATGGTGCGCGTCCCCATCGACCTGCCGGAACGGGTCCGGCAAGAACTCGAGGGTGTGAGCCGTGGCGATCTGGTTGGAATCACTGCCCTGAGTGATCCTTATCAACCCGCCGAACTCACCTACCGTCTGACGCGCCAGACGCTGCGTGTCTTCGCAGAGCGTGGTCAACCGCTCCTGATCCTCACCAAAAGCCCGATGGTCATCGAGGATCTGACGCTGCTGGAGCGCATCCATGCTGCCAGCCTGGCAATCGTGATGTTCACCCTGCTCACGATTGACCCGCATCTCGCGGAGAAACTCGAAGACCATGCCCCTGCACCGGCGCTGCGCCTGGACGCGATTGCCACCCTTAAACGCGCCGGTATTCCGGTCGGCGTGGCAATGATGCCCATCCTGCCGTATGTTAACGATACGGACCTGATCATCAATGCAACGCTCGGCGCCGTTGTCGAAGCTGGGGCCGATTTTGTCGTCTGGGATTATCTCCTGATCCCGGACGAACGGCATCGCGGGCGGATCAACGATATGCTGGCGCGCATCGGTCGCTACCCGCCGGCGTACTATCGCGATCTCTACCGCGGTCGCGCCCTCCCCGACCTGACCTACCGTAATGAACGTGATCGGGCGTTGCTGGAGCGGTGCGATGCGCTCAACCTTCCGGTGCGTGCGCCCCACCACCTGTATGCCGGTCGGTTGCATCCGCGGAATGAGGCGTCACTGCTGCTCCGTCATACGGCGTTTCGGGATAGCGTTCAGGGACGTACCAGCCTGGCGCGTCAGGGGCGTGAACTTGCCGATCTGGTGTACCACGGCAAAGCGACCGATATTCAGTTGCGCGCCAGCCCGCTGTACGCAACGTTGAACGCTATTTTGCAACGCGAGTACACTGGCGACGCCTGATTGTGCTACAATGCGGCGCAAGCAGAAGGGGGGAACCTGTGGTGACCGTTGAACAGATCCTGGAGTATCTGGAACGCCGAATCGCCGAGCATCACCTCGCCGGTGATCGGCTGGCGTTGAAGCGCGATCAGGACGTTGCGGGATTCCTGATGGCGGCGGTGCGCGATCTGGGCGACAAACACCTTGCGCTACGCTTTCAGGTCCTTGCAGCCCGCGCCGCCGATATGCGCGAGCAACTGGAAAAGAACGCAGAATAGCCGGACGACGACCGCCGTTCAACGACGAACGCGAGGTACGCAACCATGCCGATCACCATCGACGACATTCGCACTGCCCGCGCGCTGTTGCGCGGCATTATCATCGACACACCGCTTCTCCCGGACGAACGCCTCTCGCAGGAACTCAACGCATCTGTCTGGATCAAAGCCGAATGCACCCAACGGAGCGGCTCGTTCAAGATCCGCGGCGCGTACACCATGATACGCCGCCTGCCCCCGGAGGCGCGCAAACGCGGGGTCATTGCGCCATCCGCAGGAAACCACGCGCAGGGCGTCGCGCTGGCGGCACGCCTGACAGGGTTACCCGCGACGATTGTCATGCCCGAACGCGCACCATTAACGAAGATTATGGCAACTCAGCGTCTCGGCGCAGACGTCATTCTGCACGGCGCGACGTTCGATGATGCGCAGCAGTATGCGCGCCGCCTGGAAGCGGAACGTGGCATGGTCTACGTGCCAGCGTTCGATCACGAAGACGTGATTACCGGTCAGGGGACGCTGGGGCTGGAAATTGCCGAATCGCTGCCCGATCTCGGTCTGGTGATTGTGCCGATTGGCGGCGGGGGGTTGATCAGCGGCATTGCGCTGGCAGTCAAGGCGCTGTTGCCGCGCGCACGGATCGTTGGCGTTCAGGCGGCAGGCTGCGCACCGGTGCCACGATCACTCGCCGCCGGTCATCCCGTCGCCGTTGCCCACGCACACACCATCGCCGATGGCATTGCTGTCAAGCGCCCCGGTGAACTCACGTTGTCCATCATTCGCCAGCTGGTCGATGATGTGGTCACGGTCGATGATGACGCCATTGCGCGTGCAATCGCGCATGCCGTACAGTACGACCATCTGGTGGTCGAAGGCGCTGGCGCTGCCGGTCTGGCGGCACTGCTCAGCGGGCAGGTGACGCCGCGCCCCGGCGAAACGGTCTGCGTGCCGTTGTGCGGCGGCAATATCGACAGCAACCTGCTGACGCGCGTGCTCGAACAGGTAGCCGTGCGTCAGGGACGGTACCTGCTCCTCAAATCGACCCTCGAAGATCGCCCCGGCAATCTGGCGCCGCTGCTGACGCGCGTCGCCGAGTCGGGCGCAAATGTTATCGACATTTTTCATCGTCGCGCCGTCTGGCTGGCGCCACTCGACCGCGTCGGCATTGAACTGGTGCTCGAAGTGCGCGACGAGCAGCACGGGCAACAGGTCGTGCAACATCTCCTCGATTGCGGCTATCATGTGGAGCGTGAGGGGGTCGGCAGCTGGCCCGAATAGCGGAAAGGACAACGGACCATGATCATGTCCGGCAAGAAAGATGCCGTTCTGCACCAGGTCAACCTTATCGACATCCACGGAACCCGCTTCTACGACATCATTTTCAGCCACACGGACACGCCCAATCAACTGCGTCGCGCGCGGATCGGCGTGGAGGACGCCTACCCCGACCCACGACCCGGCGATGCCATCAGCGTCACCTATCTGATGAATGTGGTGACCGGCATTGCGCAACGGTAATAAAACGGTAATGAAACTTCGCTAGACTCTTCTTATCAAACCGACGCTCTACACCGTCGCACCGAGGGCGATGCGCCGAGGAGGATACAGGGATGAGTCAGCGACGTACAGAGGCATTTCTGCTCCGTCTGGTTCTGGAAGACGAATCATGGGATCCCGAACAATGGCATGGGCGGGTTCAGCATGTGGCGAGTGGCGATGAACAGATGTTTCGCACCCTGCAAGAGGCGCTGACCTTTATTCGCTACCGATGCGCGCAATCAAAAGAGCGCAACACTGCGCTGGACGACCTGCCGCCGCCGTTTCCATGATCGAGCGTAAGTTCTATCTCCGATGGATGACTTCCGCAGACGAACGGGCGTCTGCGGAAGCCTGTTTCAGCGTGGCTCAGCGCAAATCGCGCAGTGCGTGGTACAGCGCAGTCGTCTCGGGCAGCGGAGCGATCCCCAGTTCATTCTGCAATACGTCAACGCAGCGCGCATACAGGCGCAACGCTGTGCTTCGTTCGCCAAGCGCGGCATGGGCGCGCATCAACAAACGGTACGCCTCTTCCTGGGTCTGATCAATCTCGACTACTCGCCATCCCAGACCGATTGCTTCGTGCACAGCGCCTTCTTCGAGGAGCAGCGTTCCCAGGCGGAGTGCACTCTCGACGAACATTAACGCCAGGCGTTCACGTTCGACGACCGTCCAGTCTTCGTACATATTGTCGGGCAGGTACGGACCGCCATACAACTGAACGGCGCGTCGGTAGGCGGCGATCACTGCGGTGCGTTGACCGCGCTGATCGGCGCGCTGCCCCTCGGCAACCGCATCGGTGAACTCAACCACATCAATGTGATGGTCGCTGGCGGTATTGAACGCATACGTCTCACCCTGCTGGATCAGGTAGGCGGACGGCGCTCCTTCAGGGCGGTCCGGTTCGAGCGCCTTACTCAACCGATTGATCGTGACCCGCAAATTATTGGTTGCCGCCTCGATCTCCATATCGGGCCAGAGCGCCTCGACCACCCGTTCGCGTGGAAGGGCGCGTCCGCGTTCGGTGAGCAACAGTTGAAGCAATTGACGGGCTTTACTGCTGCGCCACTCGCGATCACGGATCTCGTGATCGCCGCGCCAGACGGTAAAGGCGCCGAGCATCCGAATGCGCAACGGATACGGCGGACGATAGACCAGACGATTGAGCGACTCCTCGGCAGCCTGACGCACGGCAGGGTTGCGGTCCTTCAACAGCAAACGCAGCGCCGGATAGGCGGCAGCTGCGCCAACCTCTCCCAGCAGTCGCACCACATGGGCCCGCACCGATGGGTCTGGATCGTTCAGCGCGTCCTGCAATAGTTCGACCGCTTCATCCCCGACATGGTGCGGCAAAATGCGACCAACCGCATCGGGCGCGATCCCGGTGCGCAATGCAGCGATCGCCACATCTTTCAACGCAGAAACGGGCATCATTGGCAGGAAACGACTCCGATCATCGGCGGCAATCGTCCAACCGGTGCGCAGCCATGCATCACGCAACGCTCCCTCACCGCACACGCCGGCGAGCGCTGCCCCGTAGAGACAGGCGGACGCCAGAAACAGACGATAGCCACGGTGCTGCATCTGCTGCACCGTCGTCTGCAACAGGTCGAGCGCCTGGCGATGCTCACCCGCTTCACCGAGCACAATCGCCAGTAACAGGCGCAGGCGCAGATCGGGCGCAACGCCTTCCACCTCATCGAGACGGCGCACGAATGCGCTGGCCGCCGCCGCCGCGCGCGCCGCCTGCCCGCGCCCCCGCATGTTGTACAGTTCGATAACCTGCAATGACGCAAGCGGCGCAAGTGCACCAAGGTCGTGGAAGGCGGCGCGCGCCTGGGCAATGTAGAACGCCGACTCATCGAAGCGCCCCTGCAACGAAAGGAGCAGCGCAAGTTGCGCGGCGCTGACGCCAGCCGTACCGTCGCGATAATAATCGAGCAGATAGCGATGAACATCGAGCGCCAGGGTGATTGCCTCAGCAGGCTGTCCGATCTGGTACAGCGCCATCGCACGTTGACGCAACAAATTCTGTCGCATGCGGTCATTGCTGTCGATCTGGCTCGACTGCAGGGCTTCATCGACGACTGCCAGCGCATCATCCGGGCGACCGAGCTGGTTATGGATCGACGTGACGATCATCGCAAGCAACCAGTGCCAGGCTGGATTCAGCGGATGCGCAGCCGCGTGACGGGCAACGCGCAGCGCAGCGGAGAGGCGACCGCGGATCGCCAGCATGGCGGCGACACAGGTCAGCGCAGCGCCCCGCGACCAGGCATCGCGCGCCAGGTTGGCCGCGCGAATAGCACGCACACAGACAGCGGCGAAATCGGCGGGACGCGCCTGCCAGAAGAGCAGCGTTGCGAGATCGGAGTAGGCGCGCAATTCGCGCGCATGCGCGCCTGAACGCCGGAACAATTCGGCGGCATGCTCGATAATCTGCGCCGCCCGCGACGGATCGGAAACGATCTGGCTGTATCCCCACATGTACAAAAGTTCGGGATTGGCGTCACGGCGCTCAACCGGGATCTGTTCAATCCAGCGTCGCACTGTATCGCGCCGCGGCGAGTTGAGGAGGGGCCACGCCCGTTCGAGCAACGCCCGTTCGAGATTATCAACACTGCCCGCGTGCGCATAATGCTCGAGCGCTTCTTCGAGTTCGCCCCGCATCTCGAATTGACGACCGAAACGACGGTGAAACGCCGCCAGCGTCTCATCGTCGACGAACTCATCGATGCCGCGCAACAACAGTTCACGCCACAGCGGATGAAAGCGCAGTCGTTCTCCCTGATCATCGAGCGGAGTGAGCGGCAAACCAAGGGTGCGGACACGGCGCAACAGGTAGGGAACATCGTCCCGCAACAGAACCGCCGTCAACAGATCGGCGTCGAAGTGTGGCGGAAGGGCGGCGAGGCGGAGAAATTCCAGAACATCGGAAGGCAGATCGGCGAGCACCTCGTCTGCCAGATAGGAGAGCAGCTGCTCACTCCCGCCGCCCAATGCCTCGACGAAGGCGCTGCGCCGTTCGGCGGGGAGTTCAGCAAGCGCGCGGGCAGCCAGTTGCAGGCTCAACGCCCACCCCTCGGTGCGCGCGAGGAGTGTTGTCAGTTCCTCATCAGAGAGCGCCACGCCTTGAATGGTGAGCAACTGCCGCGCCTGTTCCGGCGTCAGGTGCAGATCAGCCTGACGCACCTCGACAAGACGACCTTCCGTGCGCAAACGCGATAATGGTGGGATATGCACTTCGCGCCGCGAGGCGACTACAACGTGCAACGTCGGTGGTGCAGCGCGCAACAGATAGCCCAGAATCTGCCCGATGACCGCCGAATCGATCACCTGATGCAGATCGTCCAGAAAGAGAAAGGCTGCCGACAGCACCTGACGTTGCAGATCGCTGCACAGCGCCCCGGCGACCAGGGGCCAATCGCGTTCGAGACTCGCAGCGCTCGACAGCACCCGGCTTGCATCGCGCCCCAACGCGGGGAATGCCATTTGAAAGGCGCGAATGAGATACGCCAGAAACAACGCCGGATCACGGTCGCCGACATCGAGCGTCAACCAGGAGACCGGTGCACCGGTACGCCCCAACTCCTGCGCCCATTGCGCCAGCAGGGTGGTCTTCCCATACCCGGCCGGCGCCGTCACAACGGTCAGGGGATGCAGACGCACCTCGGCCAGCAATGCCTGGAGATCGGGGCGAAGCAACACGCCCTCACGCAACGGCGGAGGAACAAGTTTCAGCGGCAGCAACGTTTGCGCCATACGATTGCGATGAGCGGATTCGATGCGGTCATCAGGCACGGGTGTATCGGAAGAGCGATGGTGACTCCCGGCATGCTTCTCCTGTCTGTACTGACGATGATCGGCAAAGTGGGACGTCAGCGCAGACACATCTGGTTTTGCCGAGACCCGCGCAACACTGCGCTCGAACACGGGCAGCGCTCGATAGTGCGCACCCGCGACCTGAATATATTGTACACGCATCGTCAACTCACGTCTACGAGGGCAAGATGCCCTCGCTCCAGGGAGCAATGTGAACACATACCTCCTGAAACCGGTTTGACACACGCCCAGGGCTGTCGTATAATGCATATCC
Encoded here:
- a CDS encoding DUF4097 family beta strand repeat-containing protein, encoding MEEQNRERYTTEPLPSSRDTPSSRLPGEIYDRQPASSQRRSASLVGLVLLTLGIAWLLVRFAGDLIPVTPGGALLVDQTVGGRRIEIDAVSADVTILRWDRPEFRVQAERVGWSTGAIDVSVRVDDETVRVAHRTSCLFFCGGLRYQITAPTTADIRVTTASGDVQIEAIDGDVTIETTSGDVRLDAIGGALAVKTVSGDVTLRNGRVPRARVATTSGDVNLSGVRGPLEATSISGDISIRDVVEGPVNVNTTSGRISGAGALSVDLNLSSVSGDVQLDLPADTGFRLSIQTISGDIDAPGLRGGGVRSEWSATLGDGAHAVNITTTSGDVRIRQER
- a CDS encoding NYN domain-containing protein, whose product is MQNPFARSAVPLLIDGHNLIAQMPGLRLSDIDDEAQLVMLLRRYAAARRGRSITVVFDHGVYGHSQRLDGYGVTCSFARSPHDADTQLIRRITTIARPHEWTVVTSDRQVAQAAAARGIKVIDSRTFAQTLQQLTTPAPRQSSAGADKPERLPDQSEVDEWLRLFGEEEQDNPA
- a CDS encoding inositol monophosphatase family protein, giving the protein MLSFAIETARRAGALLMAGLERRRSLELKSAYEVVTEVDRESEALIVSAIRHAFPDHAILAEEGGGIERTSPFLWLIDPLDGTNNYAHGFPFFAVSIALMEDGELRLGVVFDPLRDELFSAERGAGAWRNDQRLRVSDTPALAASLVSTGFPYDFATTTDNNTRQFTRIQARTQGVRRAGSAALDLAYVASGRLDAHWELRLKPWDTAAGALLVLEAGGRLSDWRGQPWNPWNDRLVASNGRIHDELIAALAE
- a CDS encoding SPL family radical SAM protein codes for the protein MAYYIEDYLSGAAIGPRRPIINEYFLSSYTMAIYTGCEFGCPYCDSWAVQQRPLNEMVRVPIDLPERVRQELEGVSRGDLVGITALSDPYQPAELTYRLTRQTLRVFAERGQPLLILTKSPMVIEDLTLLERIHAASLAIVMFTLLTIDPHLAEKLEDHAPAPALRLDAIATLKRAGIPVGVAMMPILPYVNDTDLIINATLGAVVEAGADFVVWDYLLIPDERHRGRINDMLARIGRYPPAYYRDLYRGRALPDLTYRNERDRALLERCDALNLPVRAPHHLYAGRLHPRNEASLLLRHTAFRDSVQGRTSLARQGRELADLVYHGKATDIQLRASPLYATLNAILQREYTGDA
- the ilvA gene encoding threonine ammonia-lyase; its protein translation is MPITIDDIRTARALLRGIIIDTPLLPDERLSQELNASVWIKAECTQRSGSFKIRGAYTMIRRLPPEARKRGVIAPSAGNHAQGVALAARLTGLPATIVMPERAPLTKIMATQRLGADVILHGATFDDAQQYARRLEAERGMVYVPAFDHEDVITGQGTLGLEIAESLPDLGLVIVPIGGGGLISGIALAVKALLPRARIVGVQAAGCAPVPRSLAAGHPVAVAHAHTIADGIAVKRPGELTLSIIRQLVDDVVTVDDDAIARAIAHAVQYDHLVVEGAGAAGLAALLSGQVTPRPGETVCVPLCGGNIDSNLLTRVLEQVAVRQGRYLLLKSTLEDRPGNLAPLLTRVAESGANVIDIFHRRAVWLAPLDRVGIELVLEVRDEQHGQQVVQHLLDCGYHVEREGVGSWPE
- a CDS encoding BTAD domain-containing putative transcriptional regulator → MRVQYIQVAGAHYRALPVFERSVARVSAKPDVSALTSHFADHRQYRQEKHAGSHHRSSDTPVPDDRIESAHRNRMAQTLLPLKLVPPPLREGVLLRPDLQALLAEVRLHPLTVVTAPAGYGKTTLLAQWAQELGRTGAPVSWLTLDVGDRDPALFLAYLIRAFQMAFPALGRDASRVLSSAASLERDWPLVAGALCSDLQRQVLSAAFLFLDDLHQVIDSAVIGQILGYLLRAAPPTLHVVVASRREVHIPPLSRLRTEGRLVEVRQADLHLTPEQARQLLTIQGVALSDEELTTLLARTEGWALSLQLAARALAELPAERRSAFVEALGGGSEQLLSYLADEVLADLPSDVLEFLRLAALPPHFDADLLTAVLLRDDVPYLLRRVRTLGLPLTPLDDQGERLRFHPLWRELLLRGIDEFVDDETLAAFHRRFGRQFEMRGELEEALEHYAHAGSVDNLERALLERAWPLLNSPRRDTVRRWIEQIPVERRDANPELLYMWGYSQIVSDPSRAAQIIEHAAELFRRSGAHARELRAYSDLATLLFWQARPADFAAVCVRAIRAANLARDAWSRGAALTCVAAMLAIRGRLSAALRVARHAAAHPLNPAWHWLLAMIVTSIHNQLGRPDDALAVVDEALQSSQIDSNDRMRQNLLRQRAMALYQIGQPAEAITLALDVHRYLLDYYRDGTAGVSAAQLALLLSLQGRFDESAFYIAQARAAFHDLGALAPLASLQVIELYNMRGRGQAARAAAAASAFVRRLDEVEGVAPDLRLRLLLAIVLGEAGEHRQALDLLQTTVQQMQHRGYRLFLASACLYGAALAGVCGEGALRDAWLRTGWTIAADDRSRFLPMMPVSALKDVAIAALRTGIAPDAVGRILPHHVGDEAVELLQDALNDPDPSVRAHVVRLLGEVGAAAAYPALRLLLKDRNPAVRQAAEESLNRLVYRPPYPLRIRMLGAFTVWRGDHEIRDREWRSSKARQLLQLLLTERGRALPRERVVEALWPDMEIEAATNNLRVTINRLSKALEPDRPEGAPSAYLIQQGETYAFNTASDHHIDVVEFTDAVAEGQRADQRGQRTAVIAAYRRAVQLYGGPYLPDNMYEDWTVVERERLALMFVESALRLGTLLLEEGAVHEAIGLGWRVVEIDQTQEEAYRLLMRAHAALGERSTALRLYARCVDVLQNELGIAPLPETTALYHALRDLR